The Mycobacterium paragordonae genome includes a region encoding these proteins:
- a CDS encoding ribulose bisphosphate carboxylase small subunit, with translation MRITQGTFSYLPDFTDDEITAQINYALEHDWPLSVEFTDDPHPRNIYWEMWGLPMFDLKDAAGVLLEVNACRAANPNSYIRLNAYDASLGRQTTALSFIVNRPAEEPGFRLDRAERANRQIGYSTFAYATERPSGQRYESS, from the coding sequence ATGAGAATCACCCAGGGCACTTTCTCCTACTTGCCCGACTTCACCGACGACGAGATCACCGCACAGATCAACTACGCGCTCGAGCACGACTGGCCGCTGTCGGTGGAATTCACCGACGACCCACACCCGCGCAACATCTACTGGGAGATGTGGGGACTGCCGATGTTCGACCTCAAGGACGCCGCCGGCGTGCTGCTCGAGGTCAACGCGTGCCGGGCGGCCAACCCGAACAGCTACATCCGCCTCAACGCCTATGACGCGAGCTTGGGCAGGCAGACGACGGCGCTGTCGTTCATCGTCAACCGGCCCGCCGAAGAGCCCGGCTTCCGGCTGGACCGTGCCGAGCGGGCCAACCGCCAGATCGGCTACTCCACCTTCGCCTACGCCACCGAACGACCAAGCGGGCAGAGGTACGAGTCGTCATGA
- the rpe gene encoding ribulose-phosphate 3-epimerase: MEVTEVVVKVVDPVLVASVLPADFAELGRDVAEIEHAGVDRIQWDVMDGRFVPNLTFGPDVIAACRDVVTMGFEAHLMVEDPDPMLPRWVEAGCGIVIVHAEACRHLHRTMSSIRDLGARAGVALNPATPLAAVVDVLDLTDLLLIMTVNPGFGGQRYLASMEPKIAAARAEIDSRGLEIEVEVDGGIGPSTIGRAAAAGADVFCAGSALFAGSMPERAEALRAAARQTNERLVTR, encoded by the coding sequence ATGGAGGTAACGGAGGTGGTGGTGAAAGTGGTGGACCCAGTGTTGGTCGCGTCAGTGCTGCCGGCGGACTTCGCCGAACTCGGCCGGGACGTGGCGGAGATCGAGCACGCCGGCGTCGACCGCATCCAATGGGACGTCATGGACGGTCGATTCGTGCCGAACCTGACGTTCGGGCCCGACGTGATCGCCGCCTGCCGCGACGTGGTGACGATGGGATTCGAGGCGCACCTGATGGTCGAGGATCCCGACCCGATGCTGCCGCGGTGGGTGGAGGCGGGCTGCGGGATCGTCATCGTGCACGCCGAGGCGTGTCGTCACCTGCACCGCACCATGTCCAGCATCCGTGACCTCGGCGCCCGCGCCGGTGTGGCACTCAACCCCGCCACTCCCCTGGCCGCGGTCGTCGACGTGCTCGACCTCACCGACCTGCTGTTGATCATGACCGTCAACCCGGGATTCGGCGGGCAGCGTTATCTGGCCAGCATGGAACCCAAGATCGCGGCCGCCAGGGCCGAAATCGACAGTCGCGGACTGGAAATCGAGGTTGAAGTGGACGGCGGGATCGGCCCGTCCACGATCGGCCGGGCCGCGGCGGCCGGGGCCGACGTGTTCTGCGCCGGTTCGGCATTGTTCGCCGGTTCCATGCCGGAGCGCGCCGAGGCGCTCCGTGCCGCCGCCCGTCAAACCAACGAAAGACTGGTGACCCGATGA
- a CDS encoding LysR family transcriptional regulator has product MTTNARLRALVEVADTGSVRGAAERLVVTESSISSALRALSQDIGITLVDRHGRGVRLTPAGLRYVEYARRILGLHDEAILAARGEADPENGSIRLAAVTSAGELLIPAALASFRAEHPGVVLHVEVAARSALWPMLSRHEVDLVFAGRPPEELRQKVRVRAISPNTLIVVGCPSVADGFVPAAATWLLREQGSGTRSTLMTLLEDLDVAPPQLVLGSHGAVVSAAVAGLGVTLVSRQAVQRELDSGALVELPVPGTPIKRPWHVVSQPTPPMATELLIRHLVSHPELGWRQVSAVRRAS; this is encoded by the coding sequence ATGACCACGAACGCACGTTTGCGGGCCCTCGTCGAAGTCGCCGACACCGGCTCGGTGCGGGGCGCCGCCGAGCGCCTGGTGGTCACCGAGTCGTCGATCTCCTCGGCGCTGCGAGCACTGAGCCAGGACATCGGCATCACGCTGGTCGACCGGCACGGCCGGGGAGTGCGGCTGACGCCGGCGGGTTTGCGCTACGTCGAATACGCGCGCCGCATCCTCGGCCTGCACGACGAGGCGATCCTGGCCGCGCGCGGCGAGGCGGATCCGGAGAACGGATCGATCCGGCTGGCCGCGGTGACGTCGGCCGGGGAGCTGCTGATCCCGGCGGCGCTGGCGTCATTCCGCGCCGAACATCCCGGCGTGGTGCTGCACGTCGAGGTGGCCGCGCGCAGCGCGCTGTGGCCGATGTTGTCCCGCCACGAAGTCGATCTGGTGTTTGCCGGCCGGCCGCCCGAGGAGCTGCGCCAGAAGGTGCGGGTGCGCGCCATCAGCCCCAACACGCTGATCGTGGTGGGCTGTCCGTCGGTTGCCGACGGGTTCGTTCCGGCGGCGGCCACCTGGCTGCTGCGCGAGCAAGGGTCAGGCACCCGCTCGACGCTGATGACGTTGCTGGAGGACCTCGACGTCGCACCGCCGCAGCTGGTGCTGGGTTCGCACGGCGCGGTGGTGTCGGCGGCGGTCGCCGGCCTGGGCGTCACGCTGGTGTCGCGGCAGGCGGTGCAGCGCGAGCTGGACTCCGGGGCGCTCGTCGAGTTGCCGGTGCCGGGAACGCCGATCAAGCGGCCCTGGCATGTGGTCAGCCAGCCCACCCCGCCGATGGCCACCGAGCTGCTGATCAGGCATTTGGTGTCGCACCCCGAACTGGGCTGGCGGCAGGTCAGCGCGGTGCGGCGCGCGTCGTAG
- a CDS encoding class I fructose-bisphosphate aldolase, whose protein sequence is MNTCRKIAQAMTAPGKGILAADESVATMSSRLEQAGVTATADSRRTYREILTSTPGLAGGVSGIIFCEETLAQVFSDGRPFAQAVRDLGMLPGIKVDTGAKPCPGLPGETVTEGLDGLPARLARYAAMGAAFAKWRAVFTISDNTPSWGAIACNANALARYAAACQEAGIVPIVEPEVLMTGDHSIQRCAEVTASVHAAVRQQLGLLRVDLAGIVLKPNMVIEGEDHPVTATAQQVAEATVSVLRAWPGDLAGIAFLSGGQTPQRATANLTALQAHRTPWPLTFSFGRALVSPALKAWRGDELKVGAAQDALSSHVNANAAALRLRGELQPA, encoded by the coding sequence ATGAACACATGCAGGAAGATCGCCCAGGCCATGACCGCTCCCGGCAAAGGAATCCTCGCCGCCGACGAGAGCGTGGCGACCATGTCGAGCCGGCTGGAGCAGGCGGGCGTCACCGCCACCGCCGACAGTCGGCGCACCTACCGGGAGATCTTGACCAGCACACCGGGTCTGGCCGGCGGGGTCTCCGGAATCATCTTCTGCGAGGAGACCCTGGCCCAGGTGTTCAGCGACGGGCGACCGTTCGCTCAGGCCGTCCGCGATCTCGGCATGTTGCCCGGCATCAAGGTCGACACCGGGGCCAAGCCGTGCCCCGGCCTGCCCGGCGAGACCGTCACCGAAGGATTGGACGGCCTGCCGGCCCGGCTGGCCCGGTACGCGGCGATGGGCGCGGCGTTCGCCAAGTGGCGCGCGGTGTTCACCATCAGCGACAACACCCCGAGCTGGGGCGCGATCGCCTGCAACGCGAACGCGCTGGCCCGCTACGCCGCCGCCTGCCAGGAGGCCGGCATCGTGCCGATCGTCGAGCCCGAGGTGTTGATGACCGGTGACCACAGCATCCAGCGGTGCGCCGAGGTGACCGCGAGTGTGCACGCCGCGGTCCGGCAACAGCTCGGCTTGCTGCGGGTGGACCTGGCTGGCATCGTCCTCAAGCCCAACATGGTGATCGAGGGTGAGGACCACCCCGTCACCGCCACCGCGCAGCAGGTGGCCGAGGCGACGGTCTCGGTGCTGCGCGCGTGGCCTGGCGACTTGGCCGGCATCGCCTTCCTGTCCGGCGGTCAGACACCGCAGCGCGCCACAGCAAACCTCACCGCGCTGCAGGCCCACCGGACGCCGTGGCCGCTGACGTTCTCGTTCGGCCGGGCCCTGGTGTCGCCCGCGCTCAAGGCGTGGCGGGGTGACGAGCTGAAGGTCGGTGCCGCGCAGGACGCGTTGTCCAGCCACGTGAACGCCAACGCCGCGGCGCTGCGGCTGCGCGGTGAGCTTCAGCCGGCCTGA
- a CDS encoding HAD-IA family hydrolase — protein sequence MLQAVIFDVDGTLADTERNGHRLAFNDAFAKHGLDIVWTPEVYGRLLAIAGGRRRITHDLRARGFGTRAGRLAEDVHRTKTALFTMRVLNGAICARPGLSKLIVELHRSGMRVAIATTGRRRWVEPLVRHVVGEGVAEVIVTGDDVDRLKPDPEAYVTALDRLALPPENVLAVEDSAIGLRAARGAGLATLVVTNGYTVDQDFTGAAAVRPGFDRPGQLLAESCRDVHDRWWAERA from the coding sequence GTGCTGCAAGCGGTCATCTTCGATGTCGACGGGACGCTGGCCGATACCGAGCGCAACGGTCATCGGCTCGCGTTCAACGACGCGTTCGCCAAACACGGCCTCGACATCGTCTGGACGCCAGAGGTATACGGCCGGCTGCTGGCCATCGCGGGTGGGCGCCGCCGCATCACCCATGATCTGCGGGCGCGGGGGTTCGGCACCCGGGCCGGCCGGTTGGCCGAGGACGTCCACCGGACCAAGACGGCCCTGTTCACCATGCGCGTGCTCAACGGCGCGATCTGCGCCCGTCCCGGGCTGTCCAAGCTGATCGTCGAACTGCATAGATCCGGTATGCGGGTGGCGATCGCGACGACCGGACGCAGACGCTGGGTCGAGCCACTGGTCCGGCACGTGGTCGGGGAAGGTGTGGCGGAGGTGATCGTCACCGGCGACGACGTCGACCGGCTCAAGCCCGACCCGGAGGCGTACGTGACGGCGCTGGACCGGCTGGCCCTACCTCCCGAAAATGTTCTGGCGGTTGAGGATTCGGCGATCGGGTTGCGGGCGGCACGGGGCGCCGGGCTGGCCACGCTGGTAGTCACCAACGGGTACACCGTCGACCAGGACTTCACCGGCGCGGCGGCGGTTCGACCCGGGTTCGACCGGCCAGGTCAACTCCTGGCGGAGAGCTGCCGCGACGTGCACGACCGGTGGTGGGCAGAGCGCGCCTAG
- a CDS encoding form I ribulose bisphosphate carboxylase large subunit, translating to MTQRWNAGVIPYAEMGYWQPDYVPKDTDVLCAFRITPQEGVPPEEAGAAVAGESSTATWTVVWTDRLTTFEHYQAKCYRVDAVPNTPGQWIAWIAYDLDLFEEGSIANLTSSIIGNVFGFKPLKALRLEDMRIPTHYVKTFQGPAHGIVMEREHLGKFGRPLLGATTKPKLGLSARNYGRVVYEALRGGLDFTKDDENINSQPFMRWRDRFLFCMEAVNRAQAATGEIKGHYLNITAGTMEEMYERANFAAELGSVIVMIDLTIGYTAIQSMAKWARDNGVILHLHRAGHGTYTRQKTHGVSFRVISKWMRLAGVDHIHAGTVVGKLEGDPNTTAGFYDTLRLDSIKADPVKGLYFDQEWASMPGVMPVASGGIHAGQMHQLIHYLGEDVVLQFGGGTIGHPMGIAAGAEANRVALEAMIKARNEGRDYYHEGPEILKKAASRNRALDTALATWGDITFNYESTDTPDVVATPTRV from the coding sequence ATGACACAGAGATGGAACGCGGGAGTGATCCCGTACGCAGAAATGGGTTACTGGCAGCCGGACTACGTGCCGAAGGACACCGACGTGTTATGTGCCTTCCGGATCACGCCGCAAGAGGGGGTGCCCCCCGAGGAGGCGGGCGCGGCCGTCGCCGGCGAGTCGAGCACCGCGACATGGACCGTGGTGTGGACCGACCGGCTCACCACCTTCGAGCACTACCAGGCCAAGTGCTACCGCGTCGACGCGGTGCCGAACACGCCCGGGCAGTGGATCGCCTGGATCGCCTACGACCTCGACCTGTTCGAGGAGGGCTCGATCGCCAACCTGACCAGCTCGATCATCGGCAACGTGTTCGGGTTCAAGCCGCTCAAGGCGCTGCGGTTGGAGGACATGCGGATCCCCACCCATTACGTCAAGACCTTCCAGGGTCCGGCTCACGGCATCGTGATGGAGCGCGAACACCTCGGCAAGTTCGGCCGGCCGCTGCTGGGCGCCACCACCAAGCCCAAGCTCGGGCTTTCCGCCCGCAACTACGGCCGGGTGGTCTATGAAGCGCTACGCGGCGGACTGGACTTCACCAAGGACGACGAGAACATCAACTCCCAGCCGTTCATGCGCTGGCGCGACCGGTTCCTGTTCTGCATGGAGGCCGTCAACCGGGCGCAGGCCGCGACCGGCGAGATCAAGGGGCACTACCTCAACATCACCGCCGGAACCATGGAGGAGATGTACGAGCGGGCCAACTTCGCCGCCGAACTGGGCTCGGTGATCGTGATGATCGACCTGACCATCGGCTACACCGCGATCCAGTCGATGGCCAAGTGGGCCCGCGACAACGGCGTCATCCTGCACCTGCACCGAGCCGGGCACGGCACCTACACCCGGCAGAAGACCCACGGCGTCAGCTTCCGGGTCATCTCCAAGTGGATGCGGCTGGCCGGCGTCGACCACATCCACGCCGGCACCGTGGTCGGCAAGCTGGAAGGCGACCCCAACACCACCGCCGGCTTCTACGACACGCTGCGGCTGGACAGCATCAAAGCTGACCCGGTCAAAGGGTTGTACTTCGACCAGGAATGGGCGTCGATGCCGGGCGTCATGCCGGTCGCGTCGGGCGGCATCCACGCGGGTCAGATGCACCAGCTCATCCACTACCTCGGCGAGGACGTGGTGCTGCAGTTCGGCGGCGGCACGATTGGGCACCCGATGGGCATCGCCGCCGGCGCCGAGGCCAACCGGGTGGCGCTGGAAGCCATGATCAAAGCTCGCAACGAGGGCCGCGACTACTACCACGAGGGTCCCGAAATCCTGAAGAAGGCCGCTTCCCGCAACCGGGCGCTGGACACCGCGCTGGCCACCTGGGGCGACATCACCTTCAACTACGAATCCACCGACACCCCCGACGTCGTCGCGACGCCGACGAGGGTTTAA
- a CDS encoding GAF domain-containing sensor histidine kinase has translation MRGLVDADREVALLLDIVAATGSGPAVEPVAAAVARLITTATASDVCFVHVLDDSGGSLTLAGATPPFDEYIGQVQLRLGEGVSGWVAQHREPVVITSGKDEDPRYVPIAALRGSDFTSMASVPMETGLGRLVGVLNVHTVARREFTERDIQLLLAIGRLTAGALDQARVHRQLAAKERVHGNFAEQVIAAQESERRRLAGDIHDGISQRLVSLSYRLDAAARAVEIDDSAEATEQLEKARDLVDLTLAEARSAIGGLRPPVLDDLGLAGGLASLASTIPEVDLDLELADERLSEHVEVALYRIAQECLQNVVKHSKAMTAIVRFSVSGGEARLQVADDGVGFTPSPGRAPTSYGMLSMTERAELVGGRLTVRSTPGSGTTVTVTVPLSDQAG, from the coding sequence GTGCGCGGCCTGGTGGACGCCGACCGCGAGGTGGCACTGCTGCTCGACATCGTCGCCGCCACCGGTAGCGGGCCGGCGGTCGAACCGGTAGCCGCCGCCGTTGCCCGGCTGATCACCACCGCCACCGCGTCCGACGTTTGCTTCGTGCACGTGCTAGACGACTCCGGCGGCTCGCTGACGCTGGCCGGCGCGACGCCGCCCTTCGACGAGTACATCGGGCAGGTGCAGCTGCGACTGGGCGAGGGGGTTTCCGGCTGGGTGGCGCAGCATCGCGAACCTGTCGTCATCACCAGCGGAAAAGACGAGGACCCGCGCTACGTTCCGATCGCGGCGTTGCGCGGGTCGGACTTCACCTCGATGGCGTCGGTGCCGATGGAGACCGGGCTGGGCCGGCTCGTCGGAGTGCTCAACGTGCACACCGTGGCCCGCCGCGAGTTCACCGAACGCGACATCCAACTGTTGCTGGCCATCGGCCGATTGACCGCCGGGGCCCTCGACCAGGCCCGGGTGCACCGGCAACTCGCCGCCAAGGAACGGGTGCACGGGAACTTCGCCGAGCAGGTGATCGCCGCGCAGGAATCCGAGCGCAGGCGACTGGCCGGCGACATCCACGACGGGATCAGTCAGCGCCTGGTCAGCCTCAGCTACCGGCTCGACGCCGCCGCTCGTGCCGTCGAGATCGACGACTCGGCCGAGGCCACCGAACAGCTGGAGAAGGCCAGAGACCTGGTCGACCTCACGCTGGCCGAGGCCCGCTCGGCGATCGGCGGCCTGCGCCCACCGGTCCTGGACGATCTGGGCCTGGCCGGCGGACTGGCCAGCCTGGCCTCGACCATCCCCGAGGTCGATCTCGACCTCGAATTGGCCGACGAGCGGCTCTCCGAACACGTCGAGGTGGCGCTGTACCGCATCGCCCAGGAGTGCCTGCAGAACGTCGTCAAGCACTCGAAGGCGATGACGGCCATCGTGCGCTTCTCGGTCTCCGGCGGCGAGGCCCGCCTGCAGGTCGCCGACGACGGCGTGGGTTTCACGCCGTCTCCCGGCCGGGCGCCCACCAGCTACGGGATGCTGTCGATGACAGAGCGCGCGGAGCTGGTGGGCGGCCGGCTGACGGTGCGGTCCACCCCGGGATCGGGGACCACGGTCACCGTGACCGTGCCCCTGTCCGATCAGGCCGGCTGA
- a CDS encoding DUF3761 domain-containing protein, whose protein sequence is MFRALAGAGVLAVAISCPVVASGLVATSGHESPAPIAQCQPGYYKNSSGNCVERPDQNPSGGTAICRDGTESHSQSRSGTCSGHGGVSHWSGWTMRHVSSPDRLAI, encoded by the coding sequence ATGTTTCGTGCACTTGCGGGGGCTGGAGTCCTGGCAGTGGCCATTAGTTGTCCAGTTGTCGCGAGCGGACTCGTTGCCACGTCCGGCCACGAGTCGCCGGCACCGATCGCCCAGTGCCAACCGGGCTACTACAAGAACAGCAGCGGGAACTGTGTCGAAAGGCCGGACCAGAATCCCAGCGGCGGCACGGCAATCTGCCGCGACGGTACCGAAAGTCACAGTCAATCAAGGAGTGGTACCTGCTCAGGGCACGGGGGCGTCTCTCATTGGAGCGGCTGGACTATGAGGCATGTTTCCAGTCCCGATCGGCTGGCGATCTGA
- a CDS encoding response regulator has translation MTVVTATPVRVVLVDDHEMVIEGLKAMLASFRNRVRVVGEAVGAENAIGVIESLQPDIVLCDVRMQGASGLDLCRAIRERNPASKVILLSVYEDEQYLFQALRVGASGYLLKGISSDELVRQLEYVQGGSTAIDAGLAARAADTAARLQRDEFWPGARQGLSQRESEILSFVVAGLSNRGIASKLVIGDETVKSHLRSIYRKLGVNDRTAAVAVALREGIYQ, from the coding sequence ATGACGGTGGTAACCGCGACACCTGTTCGCGTCGTTTTGGTCGATGACCATGAAATGGTCATCGAGGGTCTCAAGGCCATGCTCGCGTCTTTCAGGAACCGGGTACGGGTGGTCGGGGAGGCGGTCGGCGCGGAGAATGCGATCGGCGTCATCGAGAGCCTGCAGCCCGACATCGTGCTGTGCGACGTGCGCATGCAGGGCGCCAGCGGGCTCGACCTGTGCCGCGCCATCCGGGAACGCAACCCGGCGTCCAAGGTGATCCTGCTGTCGGTCTACGAAGACGAGCAGTACCTGTTCCAGGCGCTGCGGGTGGGCGCGTCCGGGTACCTGCTGAAGGGCATCAGCAGCGACGAACTGGTGCGCCAGCTCGAGTATGTCCAGGGCGGATCGACCGCCATCGACGCCGGCCTGGCGGCGCGCGCCGCCGATACGGCCGCCCGCCTGCAGCGCGACGAATTCTGGCCGGGGGCGCGCCAGGGCCTCAGTCAGCGCGAGAGCGAGATCCTGTCGTTCGTGGTCGCCGGACTCTCCAATCGGGGCATCGCCAGCAAACTCGTGATCGGTGACGAGACGGTCAAGAGTCACCTGCGCTCGATCTACCGGAAGCTGGGCGTCAACGACCGCACCGCCGCGGTGGCCGTGGCGCTGCGCGAGGGGATCTACCAGTGA
- the cbbX gene encoding CbbX protein, translating into MTAFGYRPAPAEPDPEPEPEILDPDAVVDLAAARADSGVDEVLSALDRELVGLEPVKTRIAEIAALLLVDRMRERFGVRAAQPTLHMCFTGNPGTGKTTVAMRMADLLHRLGYLRRGHLVSVTRDDLVGEYVGHTAPKTKDVIKRAMGGVLFIDEAYYLYKVENERDYGGEAIEILLQVMENNRDDLVVILAGYADKMDQFFSANPGMQSRIAHHITFPDYTVGELEDIAGLMIDELGYRFSDEARAVLHQYLHRRRDQPWFANARSVRNALERARLRHARRLLAAVEEGAAAPVGLAELTTIEAVDLLASRVFETRESA; encoded by the coding sequence ATGACCGCGTTCGGCTACCGGCCGGCGCCCGCCGAACCGGACCCCGAACCCGAGCCGGAGATCCTGGACCCGGATGCCGTTGTCGACCTGGCGGCGGCCCGGGCCGACTCGGGCGTCGACGAGGTGCTGTCCGCGCTGGACCGCGAACTGGTCGGCCTGGAGCCGGTGAAGACCCGCATCGCCGAGATCGCGGCGCTGCTGCTGGTCGACCGGATGCGGGAACGGTTCGGTGTGCGGGCCGCGCAGCCGACCCTGCACATGTGCTTCACCGGCAACCCGGGCACCGGCAAGACCACCGTGGCGATGCGGATGGCCGACCTGTTGCACCGGCTCGGTTACCTGCGCCGGGGACACCTGGTGAGCGTCACCCGTGACGACCTGGTCGGGGAATACGTGGGCCACACCGCGCCGAAGACGAAGGACGTCATCAAGCGGGCCATGGGCGGAGTGCTGTTCATCGACGAGGCGTACTACCTCTACAAGGTCGAGAACGAGCGGGACTACGGCGGCGAAGCCATCGAGATCCTGCTGCAGGTGATGGAGAACAACCGCGACGACCTGGTGGTGATCCTGGCCGGCTACGCCGACAAGATGGACCAGTTCTTCTCCGCCAATCCCGGGATGCAGAGCCGTATCGCCCACCACATCACCTTCCCCGACTACACAGTCGGCGAGCTCGAGGACATTGCCGGGCTGATGATCGACGAGCTGGGCTACCGGTTCTCCGACGAGGCGCGGGCGGTGCTGCACCAGTATCTGCACCGGCGGCGTGACCAGCCGTGGTTCGCCAACGCGCGCAGCGTGCGCAACGCTCTGGAACGAGCCCGGCTGCGGCACGCGCGCCGGCTGCTGGCCGCCGTCGAAGAAGGTGCCGCCGCGCCGGTGGGCCTGGCCGAGCTGACGACGATCGAGGCGGTAGACCTGTTGGCGAGCCGGGTTTTCGAGACACGGGAGAGCGCATGA
- the tkt gene encoding transketolase gives MTIAPLANETSTRTDELDQLAINTLRFLAADGVQAANSGHPGLPLGTSAIAWTLWSRHLRHDPADPRWPDRDRFVLSAGHGSMLLYALLHVFGYDLPVSELRRFRQLGSATPGHPEYGHTPGVETTTGPLGQGIANAVGMALAERMLAARCNTERHTVVDHRTWVLAGDGDLMEGISHEAASLAGRLRLGKLTVIFDDNDITIDGPASQSCADDVEGRFAAYGWRVLSVADGNDVPALDRAFTEASDGDGRPTFIRVRTTIGFGAPGVEGTPKAHGSPLGSEVIQAMRTRLDWPDEQFHVPLAVGAAAAVVATRGAAAHAQWARTHATWQVDHPQLSTDFPLDCIPVADDLSVLAPLADGAVAGGKSATRKASGKALNALAAVYPGLVGGSADLAASTNTAIPGGDVTPDDFSCRTIYFGIREHAMAAVMNGIALHGGLRPFGSTFLVFADYLRPALRLSALMKLPVVYVFTHDSVHVGEDGPTHQPVEQLESLRLIPGLTVLRPADSAETALAWQIAADNTDGPTVLVLSRQDLPELGGSGVDDVREYGMRVVRPVAETPQVMLAASGSEVALAMQAAELLAERGIAAIVVSVMWRERIAALPDLPVVWIEAGVTTGWRALARPCDTVIGIEQFGASGPGPEVAAHLGLTASAVAEAALHSIARASG, from the coding sequence ATGACGATCGCACCGCTCGCCAACGAAACATCAACCCGCACCGATGAATTGGATCAGCTCGCGATCAACACGCTGCGGTTCCTGGCCGCCGACGGGGTGCAGGCCGCCAACAGCGGTCACCCCGGGTTGCCGTTGGGCACCAGCGCGATCGCGTGGACGCTGTGGTCAAGGCACCTGCGCCACGACCCCGCCGACCCGCGCTGGCCGGACCGGGACCGCTTCGTCCTCTCGGCGGGCCACGGCTCGATGCTGCTGTACGCCCTGCTGCATGTCTTCGGTTACGACCTGCCGGTCAGCGAGCTGCGCAGGTTCCGTCAGCTCGGCTCGGCGACGCCCGGCCATCCCGAATACGGCCACACGCCCGGCGTAGAAACCACGACAGGCCCACTGGGACAGGGCATTGCCAACGCGGTCGGCATGGCGCTGGCCGAACGGATGCTGGCCGCGCGCTGCAACACCGAGCGACACACCGTCGTCGACCACCGCACCTGGGTGCTGGCCGGCGACGGCGACCTGATGGAGGGCATCAGCCACGAGGCCGCGTCACTGGCCGGACGGTTGCGGCTGGGCAAGCTGACCGTGATCTTCGACGACAACGACATCACCATCGACGGTCCGGCCTCGCAGAGTTGCGCCGACGACGTCGAGGGCCGGTTCGCCGCCTACGGGTGGCGGGTGCTCAGCGTTGCCGACGGCAACGACGTTCCCGCCCTCGACCGGGCGTTCACCGAGGCGTCCGACGGTGACGGACGGCCGACGTTCATCCGGGTGCGCACCACCATCGGCTTCGGGGCACCCGGAGTCGAAGGAACACCGAAAGCCCATGGCAGCCCGCTGGGTTCGGAGGTGATCCAGGCGATGCGCACCCGCCTGGACTGGCCCGACGAGCAGTTCCACGTGCCCCTCGCGGTCGGCGCGGCCGCGGCGGTGGTGGCCACCCGCGGGGCCGCGGCGCACGCGCAATGGGCCCGGACGCACGCCACGTGGCAGGTCGACCATCCGCAGCTGTCCACGGATTTCCCGCTGGACTGCATTCCGGTGGCCGACGATCTGTCGGTACTGGCACCGCTGGCCGACGGGGCCGTCGCGGGCGGAAAATCAGCCACCCGCAAGGCCTCCGGCAAGGCGCTCAACGCGCTGGCCGCGGTGTACCCAGGTCTGGTCGGCGGGTCGGCGGACCTGGCCGCCTCGACCAACACCGCCATCCCGGGCGGGGACGTCACACCGGATGACTTCAGTTGTCGCACAATCTATTTCGGGATCCGCGAGCATGCGATGGCGGCGGTGATGAACGGGATCGCTCTGCACGGCGGGCTGCGGCCGTTCGGCAGCACCTTCCTGGTGTTCGCCGACTATCTGCGGCCGGCCCTGCGGCTCTCGGCGTTGATGAAGCTGCCGGTGGTGTACGTGTTCACCCATGACTCGGTGCATGTCGGTGAGGACGGCCCCACACATCAGCCCGTCGAGCAGCTGGAGTCGCTGCGGCTCATCCCCGGACTGACCGTGCTGCGGCCGGCCGACTCCGCCGAGACCGCACTGGCCTGGCAGATCGCCGCCGACAATACCGACGGCCCAACGGTTCTCGTGCTGAGCCGGCAGGACCTGCCGGAACTCGGCGGCTCGGGCGTGGACGATGTCCGCGAGTACGGCATGCGGGTGGTGCGTCCGGTCGCCGAAACCCCGCAAGTGATGCTGGCGGCCAGCGGGTCCGAGGTCGCGCTGGCGATGCAGGCCGCAGAGCTGTTGGCGGAGCGCGGGATAGCCGCGATCGTCGTCTCGGTGATGTGGCGGGAACGGATCGCGGCGTTGCCGGATCTCCCAGTGGTGTGGATCGAGGCCGGGGTCACCACCGGGTGGCGGGCGCTGGCCAGACCGTGCGACACGGTGATCGGCATCGAGCAGTTCGGCGCCAGCGGACCGGGTCCGGAGGTGGCCGCACACCTGGGCCTGACGGCGTCCGCGGTCGCTGAAGCGGCGCTGCACAGCATCGCGCGCGCATCCGGGTGA